The proteins below are encoded in one region of Elgaria multicarinata webbii isolate HBS135686 ecotype San Diego chromosome 8, rElgMul1.1.pri, whole genome shotgun sequence:
- the AIFM2 gene encoding ferroptosis suppressor protein 1, protein MGSRLSVDDSVRVVIVGGGFGGIEAALQLRRWGVPFVLVDMRDAFHHNVAALRASVQSGFAKKTFISFAVTFKDNFRQGKVVGIDLEKRCVLLNDEEELFFSHLIIATGSDGPFPGKFNKLIDMQAAIQTYEDMVKEVQKAPRIVIVGGGSAGVEMAAEVKTKYPSKEVTLIHSKIALADVELLPRVRQELKETLLQEGVHLLLGQKVANLHMLTLHRFKENMTVKTDKGTEIVTDMVILCTGIKVNSSAYSSAFSDKLASNGALKVNEHLQVEGYDNVYAIGDCADVKEPKMAYHAGLHAEVAATNIINSLAQKPLKSYTPGSLTFLISLGRNDGVGQINDYYVGHILVTLVKSKDLFLSKSWKKMHQCMPC, encoded by the exons ATGGGCTCCAGGCTCTCCGTGGATGATTCGGTGCGCGTGGTCATCGTCGGAGGGGGCTTCGGTGGGATTGAAGCCGCCCTCCAGCTCCGGCGTTGGGGGGTCCCCTTCGTTCTCGTGGACATGAGAGACGCTTTCCACCACAACGTGGCTGCCCTGCGCGCCTCCGTCCAGAGCG GCTTTGCCAAGAAAACCTTCATCTCCTTTGCCGTGACCTTTAAAGATAATTTCCGGCAGGGCAAGGTGGTTGGAATTGACTTGGAAAAACGGTGCGTCCTGTTGAACGATGAGGAA gaaCTCTTCTTTTCTCACCTGATCATTGCCACAGGAAGTGACGGACCTTTCCCTGGGAAATTTAACAAACTCATTGACATGCAGGCTGCTATTCAGACCTATGAGGACATGGTTAAGGAG GTTCAAAAAGCTCCTCGCATAGTAATCGTGGGTGGTGGTTCTGCTGGTGTTGAAATGGCTGCAGAAGTTAAGACCAAGTATCCCAGCAAAGAG GTCACTCTAATTCACTCCAAAATTGCATTGGCAGACGTAGAACTCCTCCCCAGAGTTCGACAGGAGTTGAAGGAGACTCTGTTACAGGAAGGGGTGCATCTCTTGTTGG GTCAAAAAGTTGCTAACCTGCATATGCTGACTTTACACCGATTCAAAGAGAACATGACGGTGAAGACTGATAAAGGCACAGAGATTGTTACTGATATGGTGATTCTTTGCACTGGAATAAAAGTCAATTCATCAGCATATAGCAGTGCATTCA GTGACAAGCTGGCAAGTAATGGTGCTTTGAAAGTGAATGAGCACCTTCAGGTTGAAGGATATGATAACGTTTATGCCATTGGTGACTGTGCTGATGTGAAGGAGCCAAAGATGGCATACCATGCTGGACTCCATGCAGAGGTTGCGGCGACCAACATAATCAACAGCCTGGCACAGAAGCCTCTGAAAAGCTACACGCCAG GATCACTGACCTTCCTGATTTCATTGGGAAGAAATGATGGAGTGGGTCAGATCAATGACTACTATGTGGGACATATCTTAGTGACTCTTGTCAAGAGCAAGGACCTTTTTCTCTCCAAAAGTtggaaaaagatgcatcaatgtATGCCTTGCTAG
- the LOC134403009 gene encoding core histone macro-H2A.2, which translates to MSARGGKKKMTKMSRSSRAGVIFPVGRMMRYLKKGTYKFRIGVGAPVYMAAVIEYLAAEILELAGNAARDNKKGRIAPRHILLAVANDEELNQLLKGVTIASGGVLPRIHPELLAKKRGTKSKSDTILSPSPEKRGRKSLGTKKTGKKAKAAKARTPKKNKQKENEKEGASNSASDDGPGDGFTILSSKSLVPGQKLSLTQSDISHIGSMKVEGIVHPTTGEIDLKEEVGKALEKAGGKEFLETVKELRKSQGPLEVTEAALSQSTGLAAKFVIHCHIPQWGSDKCEEQLEETIKNCLTAAEDKKLKSVAFPPFPSGRNCFPKQTAAQVTLKAISSHFDDSSPSSLKNIYFLLFDSESIGIYVQEMAKLDAK; encoded by the exons ATGTCGgccagaggaggaaagaaaaaaatgaccAAGATGTCACGCTCCAGCAGAGCAGGTGTTATTTTCCCAGTGGGGAGAATGATGCGGTACTTGAAGAAAGGAACATACAAGTTTCGAATAGGAGTAGGAGCTCCAGTATACATGGCAGCGGTCATAGAATACCTAGCAG CAGAAATATTGGAATTAGCTGGTAATGCTGCAAGGGACAACAAAAAGGGAAGAATTGCTCCACGACACATCCTTCTGGCAGTTGCCAATGATGAAGAGCTGAATCAG TTGCTAAAAGGAGTGACCATTGCAAGTGGAGGTGTTCTGCCCAGAATTCATCCAGAGCTTCTTGCCAAAAAACGAGGCACCAAAAGTAAATCTGATACTATCCTTTCACCTTCTCcagagaagagagggaggaaatctTTGGGGACCAAGAAAACTGGAAAGAAAGCAAAGGCTGCCAAAGCCCGGACACCCAAAAAG AACAAACAGAAGGAGAATGAAAAGGAAGGAGCATCAAATTCAGCATCCGATGATGGACCTGGAGATGGGTTCACCATACTCTCTTCTAAGAGCCTTGTTCCAGGGCAGAAG CTGTCTCTGACACAGAGTGACATCAGCCATATTGGTTCTATGAAAgtagaaggcattgtgcatccAACTACTGGTGAAATAGACCTCAAGGAGGAAGTAG gCAAAGCACTGGAAAAGGCTGGAGGGAAAGAATTCTTAGAAACAGTAAAGGAACTCCGTAAATCACAAGGACCTCTGGAAGTCACAGAAG CTGCTCTCAGCCAGTCCACTGGCCTGGCAGCAAAGTTTGTCATTCACTGTCACATCCCACAGTGGGGCTCAGATAAGTGTGAAGAGCAACTGGAGGAGACTATAAAGAACTGTTTAACTGCTGCAGAAGACAAGAAGCTGAAGTCTGTGGCTTTCCCACCTTTCCCCAGTGGCAG AAATTGCTTCCCGAAACAGACTGCAGCCCAGGTGACTCTCAAAGCCATTTCTTCCCATTTCGATGACTCCAGCCCTTCTTCCTTGAAGAACATTTACTTCCTGCTTTTTGACAGCGAGAGTATTGGCATCTACGTGCAAGAGATGGCAAAGCTAGATGCAAAGTAG